One window of the Anguilla rostrata isolate EN2019 chromosome 13, ASM1855537v3, whole genome shotgun sequence genome contains the following:
- the LOC135237160 gene encoding glucose-induced degradation protein 8-B homolog: protein MMSYAEKPEDITKDEWMDKLNNVHIQRADMNRLIMNYLVTEGFKEAAEKFRMESGIEPSVDLDSLDERIKIREMILKGQIQEAIALINSLHPELLDTNRYLYFHLQQQHLIELIRLRETEAALEFAQTQLAEQGEESRECLTEMERTLALLAFDNPEDSPFGDLLNMMQRQKVWSEVNQAVLDYENRESTPKLAKLLKLLLWAQNELDQKKVKYPKMTDLSKGTIEDSK from the exons ATGATGAGTTATGCAGAAAAGCCCGAAGATATTACCAAAGACGAGTGGATGGACAAGCTGAACAACGTACACATACAGAGAGCGGACATGAACCGACTCATCATGAATTACCTTGTCACAG AGGGATTTAAGGAAGCAGCGGAGAAGTTCCGCATGGAGTCCGGCATTGAGCCCAGCGTGGACCTGGACTCGCTGGATGAGCGGATAAAGATTCGGGAGATGATCCTGAAAGGCCAGATCCAGGAGGCCATTGCCCTCATAAACAGCCTCCACCCAGAGCTGCTGGACACCAATCGCTACCTGTACTTTCACCTGCAG cagcagcacctgaTTGAGCTGATCCGGCTGCGGGAGACAGAGGCTGCGCTGGAGTTTGCGCAGACGCAGCTGgcggagcagggggaggagagccGCGAGTGCCTGACTGAGATGGAGCGCACGCTGGCTCTGCTGGCCTTCGACAACCCCGAGGACTCCCCCTTCGGAGACCTGCTCAACATGATGCAGAGGCAGAAG gTGTGGAGCGAGGTGAACCAGGCTGTTCTGGACTATGAGAACAGAGAGTCCACCCCTAAACTGGCCAAGCTGCTGAAACTTTTACTCTGGGCACAGAATGAATTGGACCAGAAGAAAGTCAAATACCCAAAAATGACCGACCTCAGTAAGGGTACGATTGAGGACTCCAAGTAA